One genomic segment of uncultured Fibrobacter sp. includes these proteins:
- a CDS encoding hemolysin family protein: MFYIVLTVLGCLAISAFCSVTEASFYSMPPATIEQLQKQKKFTARYIVHVKENIDRYIASVLVVNTIANTVGASLATALAVKNLPPLGQVSLPIILTVLILLFGEITPKTLGVKQAKIAAPLVAVPFYYITIVLSWTGIIWLCLTLTKHWTREKEDKKDVSIDDINSLVSLGLREDVIDRQQSLVIKNILALKSVPVRKVMTPRQVVFSLQADSSIGETLDERGNWPFSRVPLYEKEKDNWIGIVLRRDAYNKLAEGLRDVKLRQMMRPLQLIPDSLTLDKLLLRFLKQRGHIVGVVDEWGAIAGIVSLEDVLEEILGREIVDEYDEAIDLQETARRRSKALARIRQQSKMQKDLEK, encoded by the coding sequence ATGTTTTATATCGTCCTTACGGTTTTAGGTTGCTTGGCCATCTCGGCGTTCTGTTCGGTGACAGAAGCGTCGTTTTATAGCATGCCGCCTGCAACCATCGAGCAGTTGCAAAAACAGAAAAAGTTTACTGCCCGCTACATTGTGCATGTCAAGGAAAATATTGACCGCTACATCGCCTCGGTGCTGGTGGTGAATACGATTGCAAATACGGTAGGCGCATCGCTTGCTACGGCGCTGGCTGTTAAAAATTTGCCGCCGCTCGGGCAGGTGTCGCTCCCGATTATTCTTACCGTGCTCATTCTTTTGTTTGGCGAAATCACGCCGAAAACGCTTGGCGTCAAGCAGGCAAAAATTGCGGCCCCCTTGGTCGCGGTGCCTTTCTATTACATCACGATTGTCCTTTCGTGGACAGGTATTATCTGGCTTTGTCTCACGCTGACCAAGCACTGGACGCGCGAAAAAGAAGACAAGAAGGACGTGAGTATCGATGACATCAACAGCTTGGTAAGTCTCGGGCTCCGCGAAGATGTCATTGACCGCCAACAGTCTCTGGTCATCAAGAATATTCTTGCCTTGAAGTCTGTGCCGGTGCGTAAAGTCATGACGCCGCGTCAGGTGGTGTTTTCGCTTCAGGCGGATTCTTCTATCGGCGAAACTCTCGATGAACGCGGAAACTGGCCGTTTTCTCGCGTACCGCTTTACGAAAAAGAAAAAGACAATTGGATTGGGATTGTGCTCCGCCGCGATGCCTACAACAAGCTTGCCGAGGGCTTGCGCGATGTCAAACTCCGCCAGATGATGCGCCCGCTGCAGCTCATACCCGATAGCCTTACGCTAGACAAGCTTTTGCTCCGTTTCTTAAAGCAGCGCGGACATATCGTGGGCGTTGTCGATGAATGGGGCGCCATTGCCGGCATCGTCAGCCTCGAAGATGTCCTCGAAGAAATCCTCGGTCGCGAAATCGTTGATGAATACGACGAAGCCATTGACCTTCAAGAAACCGCCCGCCGCCGCTCCAAAGCCCTTGCCCGCATCCGCCAACAAAGCAAAATGCAAAAGGACCTTGAAAAATGA